A window from Salvia miltiorrhiza cultivar Shanhuang (shh) chromosome 2, IMPLAD_Smil_shh, whole genome shotgun sequence encodes these proteins:
- the LOC131010459 gene encoding uncharacterized protein At1g01500-like, with translation MESSYEFHSNGNLSDHQGLQIIRHPLYQSGQFSLHWFDARVFYVRISNFLVDDATPECLTLNHVPASPDSVLEVNGTRCSMQSQGISCILRRDRVDKKSEEATFVSTDSIRFTGSVKFEVFDKDDLVISGVLEMSSSNGCVGESTNAARKWCMNCESVISAGTGFLKGKQIKDSESSSPTIEVYVAGTSSGTPVILTKSVQLNHRKKHRKGVLHSIPEYDASESHEDFASGNDLQLAEYNRYKAESDQEYDLYWRQTEYIEGEDGELSWFNAGVRVGVGIGLGVCLGVGIGVGLLVRTYQTTARTFKRRLV, from the exons ATGGAGAGTTCTTATGAATTTCATAGCAATGGTAATTTGAGTGATCATCAAGGCCTACAGATTATCCGGCATCCCTTGTATCAATCCGGCCAGTTTTCGTTGCATTGGTTCGATGCAAGAGTGTTCTATGTTAGAATCAGCAATTTCTTGGTTGATGATGCCACCCCAGAATGCCTCACCCTCAACCATGTCCCCGCCTCCCCGGACTCTGTCCTTGAAGTGAACGGAACAAGATGCTCGATGCAATCACAAGGGATCTCGTGTATTCTTAGACGCGACAGAGTTGATAAGAAATCAGAAGAGGCCACATTTGTCAGTACAGATAGTATAAGGTTTACAGGAAGTGTGAAATTCGAGGTTTTTGATAAGGATGATCTTGTGATCTCCGGGGTTTTGGAAATGTCGAGTAGCAATGGATGTGTTGGGGAGTCAACGAATGCAGCTAGAAAGTGGTGTATGAATTGCGAATCTGTGATTAGTGCTGGCACTGGATTTCTGAAAGGGAAGCAAATAAAGGATTCTGAATCTTCATCTCCCACGATTGAAGTTTACGTGGCAGGTACCTCCTCAGGAACCCCCGTCATATTAACCAAGAGCGTGCAGCTTAATCACCGAAAGAAACACAGGAAGGGTGTTCTACATTCAATCCCAGAGTATGATGCTTCTGAATCTCATGAAGACTTTGCATCTGGGAATGATCTGCAG CTGGCAGAATATAACCGATATAAAGCAGAGAGCGATCAAGAATACGACTTATACTGGAGACAGACCGAATATATTGAAGGTGAAGATGGAGAGCTATCGTGGTTCAATGCTGGGGTACGAGTGGGTGTAGGAATCGGACTTGGGGTGTGCCTTGGGGTCGGGATTGGCGTTGGGTTGCTGGTTCGTACTTACCAGACCACTGCTCGAACCTTCAAGAGGCGGCTTGTATAG